The genomic stretch TACGAGGACGTCCTCGAATCGGTCGAGAACAGCCGTGACAAACTCGGCGTCGACACGATCGATCTCCTCTACGTCCACTGGCCGACCGGCGAGTACGACGCCGAGGACACGCTCGCGGCGTTCGACGACCTCGTCGCGAACGGCACAATCGAGCACGTCGGCCTGAGCAACTTCCGGGTCGACCAGCTCGAAGAGGCCAAACGGATCCTCGATGCGCCGATCTTCGCCCATCAGGTCGAGTGTCATCCCCTGCTTCCACAGGACCGCCTCGCGGGGTTCGCCGAGGACAACGACCACCGCCTCGTGGCGTACTCGCCGATCGCCCGCGGCGAGGTGACCGAGATCCCCGAGATCAACGACATCGCGGGCAAGCACAACGCCACGGCCACGCAGGTCGCGTTGGCGTGGCTGATCAACCGGAGGATCTACCCCATCCCGAAGGCCAGCGGCGACCACATCGAGGAGAACTACCGCGCGCTCGATATCGTCGACGACCTCTCAGAGGGCGACATGGCGAAGATCAACGGGCTCGACGACCGCGAGCGCCTGATCGACCCCGAGAGCGCGCCGTGGAACGAGCCGCCGGCCGCCGAGTGAATGGACTACAATGGAGTCGTCCTCGACGTCGACGGCACGCTGATCCGGGGCAGTGAGCCCATCGCGGGTGCGATCGAGGCCGTCGAGACCATCCGCGAGCGCGGTCTCCCGGTTGCGTTCGTCTCGAACAACCCGATTCGGACCCGCGAGGCCTACGCTGATCGACTGACCAGTCACGGCTTCTCGCTTTCCCCCGACGAACTGATCACCGCCGGGACGATCACTGCCGAGTACCTCGCACGCGAGCACGCCGCCGACGAGTTGTACGTGATCGGCGAGACGGGCCTCGAGATCCAGCTTCGCGAGGCGGGCCTCACGCTCACCGACGAGTACGACCGGGCGGACGCGCTGATCGCCTCGATCGACCGGGAGTTCTCCTACGACGACCTGACCCACGCGCTGTGGGCGCTGTCGGGTTCGACGCGCTTCATCGGCACCGACCCCGACCGGACGATTCCC from Halalkalicoccus subterraneus encodes the following:
- a CDS encoding aldo/keto reductase, which translates into the protein MSRSFPALGFGTYKLEDPEDCVENVTRALDAGYRHVDTAQVYENEAYVGDAIAESDVPHEEVFLATKVDTENLAYEDVLESVENSRDKLGVDTIDLLYVHWPTGEYDAEDTLAAFDDLVANGTIEHVGLSNFRVDQLEEAKRILDAPIFAHQVECHPLLPQDRLAGFAEDNDHRLVAYSPIARGEVTEIPEINDIAGKHNATATQVALAWLINRRIYPIPKASGDHIEENYRALDIVDDLSEGDMAKINGLDDRERLIDPESAPWNEPPAAE
- a CDS encoding HAD-IIA family hydrolase: MDYNGVVLDVDGTLIRGSEPIAGAIEAVETIRERGLPVAFVSNNPIRTREAYADRLTSHGFSLSPDELITAGTITAEYLAREHAADELYVIGETGLEIQLREAGLTLTDEYDRADALIASIDREFSYDDLTHALWALSGSTRFIGTDPDRTIPTEDREVPGSGAIINAVAGVAGREPDAIMGKPAPSAVEALERTLGLDAADCLIVGDRLDTDIEMGERAGMTTALVRTGVTDERTLAESEIEPDHVLDSVAELDSLL